In Akkermansia muciniphila ATCC BAA-835, the genomic stretch TGGGAGGAAGCCTGTCCTGCGGGCTGATGTTTGCCGCCCTGGGAGCGGCGGCGCTCCGCCTGGATATGGCGCTGGGGAGGGCAGCCGGAATCCTGTCCGTCTGGATGGCCCTGGTGCTGGCGGCGGCTCCGGTGATTGGCGGGCTGGGGGGGCTTCAGGGGGTTCCCGTGCCGTGGATGTTGGTGGAGGCCGGTACCGCCTGGTTTTGGTGCGCCGTTCTTCCCGCCGTCCTGGCGGTGGCGCGTTTTTGGATAAAATCCGGTACGAAGACCGGAATATGGGTGAAGACCGGAGTTTCCCTGCTTGCCTTGCTGGCGGCATGGAACGTGTTTGTTGTGGGTGCGCCTGAGCTGATGCAGTTTTCCCTGTCTGCATGGCATGAACCGGAATTATGGATTCTGCTGGGGGCCGGAGTTTTGATGATGGCAGGGGGGAAGGCCCCCGGACATTTCCCTGCGGCATGGCGGCTGTTGGGCGCAGGCGTCTGCGGCGTGCTTCTGGCGTATGCCGTGGGCGTGCTTGCCGCCCTGGATGTCCAGGCTTTTCCTGAGGCCCGTCGCGCGGAGCTGATGAGCGGCTGGGTGGGCATGGCTGCCTGCATCCACGCCGTAGCCATGGCTTTTTGCCTGGCGGGCAGCCTCTGCCTGTGGCGGCCAGCGGGAGCGGAAGACGGAGGCCGGGAGTCTTCCCCTCCGTTTTTGCGGCGTTTCTTCTTCATTTCAGCCGTAGCGGCGGCTTTGGCGCTGGCGACGGCTGCGGCCGTTGTTCTGCATGCTCCGCCTCCGGATACCATGGAGGTTAGGAGGCACGTTCATGATGCGGAAGGTTCCGGCATTTACGCCGCAGAGGGGTGTGCCCTGTGCCATACCCAGATTATCCGGCGTTCCCTGTCCGGAAAGGACTGGCAGACGGCGATTGACCGCGGCACGGATCCTGATTTCCCCTACCGGGTCAGTGAACCGGAAGACATGGATGCCGAATTCAACAGGGAAGGGGCTCCGCAGGCGGGCGTGGCGGCCATAGGCCCGGACCTGAGCAATGCGGCGGAATACGCCGCCGGGAGGTTGGAATATGAAGACGCCGTATCCGGCGGCACGCGCCGCGCCGCGCAGGTGCGGGAATGGCTGGCCCTGCATCTTTACAACCCGCGGGAATTGCAGTTCAACAAGCCCTGGACCATGTGTCCGGCCATGCCCGGACTGTTTGAGGAACGCCCGGTGGAAGGGAACGCCCCCTCCACGGCTGCCCTGCCTGTCCGGATGGAACGGGGCCGGGAGCTGGTGCCTTCCCCGCGCGGGGAGCGCCTGTTGAACTACCTGGAGTCCCTGCGGAGGGTGGAACCCTCCCTGAAGCGCGACCAAATCCATTCCTTCCCGGCCCTGTCCCATATTCACCCGGATTATGCCGCGCATCCTCCCGCCGTGGACATGGAACGCCTGAAGAAAGCCCGCGCCGCCGCCGTGATGGAAAAGGGCAGGGGCGTATACCTTTCCAAATGCGCCATCTGCCACGGCAACGACGGCATGGGGGACAAGGTGACCTATCCTCCCCTGGCCGGGTCCGAGTGGCTGAAGGAAAAGCCTGATGTGGAAATCGTCAGGATCATCCTCCAGGGACTGACCGGACCCATCACGGTGAATGGAAAGGAATGGGATTCCACCATGCTGCCGCCCGGCGTCACGGATTCCCGCGACCTGGCGAACCTGCTCACATTCCTGCGCCGCCAGTTCGGCGGGGTGGAGAAGGCGGCCTATACGCCGGAGCAGGTGGACGCCATCCGCCGGGATCTGTGACGGGAGGGCCCCCGATTACAACGTTTCATGCTCCTTGCCCCGGGAACGGAAATGGCTGCAAATGCCATTCTATGAATTTAGATGATACGTCCGCCCTTTCTGCGGACAGAAACGTTGTAATCGGAACAAATGCCAGTGCCGCCAATGGCACGGACAATGTTGTGATAGGTTACCTCTTCCACCAGAGACGACCGGGGTACCGTTGTGGGTTCCACGTTCGTGGGCACCAACTCCGCTGGAACCGCCCTGGGGGATCATATTAAAGTAGGGAATTCCTGCGTTTCCGTAGGTTCCTGGTCCAATACGGACCACTGTCACATGGGGATTGCCCTGGGTTATCAGAGTAATACGTCCAATGAATCGGAGAAGCTCCATACGGCCACGGCCTATTCCTTCTGCGCGGGCATGGGTTCCCGGATCGAGGGGGACCTTCTGCATAGGCATCGGCAGGGGGGTATGTGGAAGACGGCTGCGGGCACAGCATCGTGCTTGGCGGCTATTCCAGGTCGGAAGTGCCCAGCGACATTGTGATTTCCGGCGGCCACGCGACGGCCACCCGGTGTGGTTCGTCAGTCCGGGCGTCACCAGCGGGGAGATGATGCTGGCCAGGCAAGCCCTTTTAGATTTCCACAACTTCCTCTTTCGTGATGGCATTGTAGGCCAGTGTTATCCCTCCGAAGCCGGAACCGGGGGCCGGAGGATTGCCCGGGTCAATGTCCTTTGCCAGCAAATCCAGCGGGTATAATTCCAGTTTGGTGCCGGGGGTGCAGAAAAATACCACGTCGGGATTGTCCCCGGTCTCGTCCGTTTTAAAACCAAGCTTGTCCCGGTAAAATTGCAGGGACTTTTTCATGTCTATGACTCCAAGGCAGATGCCGGTTACTCTGTTCATGTTCTTCTTCATGGAATTGGCGAATAGCCTGTTTTTCTGTTTAATGTTTTGCGGAGCCTCCGCCAGGAAAATGTGTTTTTCCCGGTTTTGTTAACGTCTGGTTTTATGGTGAAAGAAACGGAGCCGTCCGCAGGTAGTTAAGGAACCTTTTCATGAATCTTCCTTCCTCCCGCATTCCCTGGCTGGACAATATCCGTGTTTTTGCCTGTATTCTCGTTATTGCCAGCCACATCGTGGGGCAGTTTTTTGTGTCGCCTCCTTTCACTCCGGACAATGAAACCTTTGCCTGGTCCTCCTTTTATACGGTGCTGGTGCGGGTCTCCATCCCCCTGTTTTTCATGATTTCCGGCGCCCTCCTGCTGCCCGTTCGGGATACGACGGGGCAATTCCTGAAAAAACGCTTCACCCGCGTCCTGTTCCCCTTCCTGCTGTGGTCTGCGTTTTACACTGTTTTTCCGTGGAGCTATGAAACGCTCACGGGGAACAGCTTTCACTCCGTCTTCCCCCTCTCACAGGTCACGCCGGACCTGGAAACCATGGGAACGAACCTGCTGCTGATTCCACTGAAATTCAGCGTGGGCATTCATCTCTGGTACCTCTACGTGCTGATGGGCCTTTACCTCTTCCTGCCAGTAATATCCCCCTGGGTGGAGAAAGCGGGAAAGGCGGCCTTTGCCTACTTCCTGCTGCTGTGGGCGCTCACCCTCTTGTTCCCTTATCTCCAGACCATTTTCCCCAGCTATCTGGGAAAATGTCCCTGGAATGAATACGGGGCCCTGCATTCCTTCTCCGGGTACCTGGGCTACATGGTGCTCGGCTGCTTTCTGAGGAAATACCCTGGGAATGCCTCCTTCGCCCGCACGGCCTGCTGGGCCGTTCCGTGTCTGGCCGCGGCCTTTTGGTTTACCCTCCATTTCTACCGGACGTCCACGGCTCAGGCCTGGTCCTCAAGCGGCGACTACATCGGCTTCGCCAGCATTAATGTGGCCCTCATGTCCGTAGCCTTCTTCGTTCTCTTCCAGTCACTTCCCGCGTTCAGAGCCGGGTCCGCGCCGCAGCGGTTCCTGGCTGATTTCTCCAGCATGAGTTTCGGCATCTACCTGGTCCACTTTGTGCTGGTGGGAGCCGTTTACCGCCTCTTTGGCATGCTCCATCTGTTGTTCCTTCCGGCTTCTCTTTCCATTCCGCTGCTGACTGCGGCGACGTGCCTGGCAGCCTGGGGAATCATCAAGCTGCTCTCCTTCCTCCCCGGCAGCAGGTACCTGATCGGATAAATTCCGGCATGGAGACAAAAAACTGCCCTCCGCATCGTGTGGCGGGAGGGCAGTCCGGATGGAAAAAGCGGGAAAAACAGGGATCAGCTCAGGGTTTCCACCAGTTTGTCGCCGTAAGCGGAGCAGGTAAGTTCCGTGGAACCGGGAATCATTTCCGCAAGGTCGAACGTAACCGTTTTTTCGGAAATCACCCGGTCAATGGCCTGAATCAGCAGATCGGCGGCTTCCGTCCAGCCCATGTAGCGCAACATCATCTCCGCAGACAGGATGACGGAGCTGGGGTTGGCCTTGTTCAGTCCGGCCAGTTTCGGCCCGGTGCCGTGCGTAGCTTCAAAAATGGAATGCCCCGTCAGGTAGTTGATGTTGCCTCCGGGGGCGATTCCGATGCCGCCGACTTGCGCCGCCAGGGCGTCGGAGATGTAATCCCCGTTCAGATTCAGCGTGGCTACCACGTCGAAGTTTTCCGGATGGAGCAGAATTTCCTGAAGGAAGGCGTCTGCAATGCAGTCCTTGATAACGATACCGTTGGGAAGTTTCAGCCAGGGGCCGTCCCCTATGGGGAGGGCGCCGTATTCCCGCCGTGCGACATCGTATCCCCAGTCACGGAAGCCGCCTTCCGTGAATTTCATGATGTTGCCCTTATGCACCAGCGTGACGCTTTTCCTTCCGTTTTTCACGGCATAGTCAATGGCGGCGCGCACCAGGCGCTCCGTGCCTTCACGGGAAACGGGCTTGATGCCGAAGCCGGAGCTTTCCGGGAAACGAACCTTTTTCATGCGGTCCGGGAAAATGCGGCTCATGGTATCAAAAAACAGCTTGGCATCCTCCGTGCCTTCCTTGAATTCGATTCCGGCGTAGATGTCTTCCGTGTTTTCGCGGAAAACGACCATGTCCACTTTTTCCGGAGCTTTGACGGGAGTTTCAATGCCGTTGAAATAGCGCACGGGACGCAGGCAGACAAACAGATCCAGATCCTGCCGCAGCGTGACGTTCAGGCTGCGGATGCCTCCGCCCACCGGAGTGGTGAGGGGGCCTTTGATGCCGATGAGGTACGTGCGGAAAGCTTCCACCGTTTCATTCGGAAGCCAGGTGCCCAGATTGTCAAAAGATTTCTGCCCGGCAAAAACTTCATACCATGCGATGGAACGCCTGCCCTGATAAGCCTTGGCTACGGCTGCGTCAATGACACGGGAGGCCGCCGCCCATATCTCAGGACCGGTTCCATCACCGATGATGAAGGGAATGACGGGCCTGTCCGGAACGCAAAGCCTGCCGTTCTGCATGGTGACGGCTGCACCGTCCGCGGGAGGGGTGAATGTTAAATTGGCCATGACGTGCGTTCCTTTATAGGACGCAACCCGGTTTGGCAAGATAAAAGAGCGGAATGGGGAACTGCGCTTCGTGGAGCAACCGGCCTTGAAAATGTTTTCCTCATCCCGCATGCGCGTGTCTCAGAACCAGCGGTCCTTCCCGGAAGGTTCTTCCGGCCGACCGGCTTCTTCCCGGAGGCGTTTGAGGAAATTTTCTTCAGCCTGGTGTTTCAAACCGCTCTCCATGATATGCTTCCGGGCGTTTTCGTTCAGCTGGTTGACGGCAATGGCGGCATCTTCGGAAGTCAGCCTGTTCCAGATGCCGGCGTCATCCTTCACGATTCGCAGGGACCCCTCCACCATCTCACAGGAAATCAGCTTGCCATGAAGGCCCTCTGCCGTAATGGGGCCTTTGTTTCTTGCGGGAATGATAATCCGAAGAGGTTCGGGCCCTTCCAGATTGATGCCCCCGTGGGCGCGGTAGGCCGCTTTCAGAATCAGCGTTTTCCTGCTCCACCACCAGGTGGTGGAGTAACGGTATTCATATTCAAAAGTCCGTTCCACTGTTACCAGGTTGGCCACTTTTTCATCCTTCTGCACAATCAGGGCCACGCCGCCGTGGTTGGAGGAAAAACCTTTATTGATCAGGGTGAGGCCCGCTTCCCTGCCGGCTTCAATCAGTTTTTCCGCTACAGCCATCGGCTTTTCCGCCGGGGCGGTGATGCAGGTGCGCACGCCCCAGAACAATACGGCCAGCACTCCTATCAGAACGGCACCCCTGGCCAGCGCGACAACGGCGGGGGAATGGAAAAAGGTGGGGGAGGATCCGCTCATGAGATGTTGTGCGTGGCGGAAATTCAGGGTTCCGGGTCTTCATGGGAACCATGTTCCCTGATGGGGGGCATGAACAGGGCCAGGAAGGTGAAGGCAATGACGGTCAGGTCATCTATCTGTCCTACTCCCGGAATGAAATCCGGAATCAGGTCAATGGGGGAAAAGGCATAAAGAGCCGTCAGAGCCAGGAGGACAAGCTTGCGTCTGGTGAACAGGCGCGGTTCTCCTTCCCGGCTGCGGAAGTAATTGATGGCCCTGACCAGAAGCTGCTGCCTGGAGCCGTTGGGCGGAATGGGAATCTTGTTTTTCATGGAGATGCAGGGGTGAATTTACCGTCAATGGAAAAGAAACTCTTTTTTATATGGACCGGAAGCAGACCCGGAGGCGGGATAACGGCCCCCTTCGTCCTGCCTTGTCCCGGCAACGGCACGGGAAGGGATTTTTTTGAAGCCGTTTTCTGTAGGCGTCTTTTCATCAGGAAAGCTCTTTCCTTATTGTCTCATGCACTCCCGGCCGCGTCCAGAGCAATTCCCGGCTTCTTCCGGGAATGAGCTTCCTTGCATTTGAGAGAGAGTATAACGTTTACTTTTGTCCCTGCCGTTTTCCGAGCCTGTTTTCCCCCAGCCGCAAAAACGTTCCGCAGGGTAGAGGAGGGCTTCTTCCCCATTGGCCTGCGTTCCCTTCCCGGCAGAGGTCCGCTTGGGCTTGCGGCATTGACACGGCGGGAGGCACGGGGTACTCTCCTGCGGCATATAATGATCAGTTTTACCAATATCAGCGGGGCCGAGGAAATTGGGGCCAATTGCTATTTGCTTGAGATGGACGGCACCAGGATTGTGCTTGACAGCGGGATGCACCCCAAGAAGGAGGGGAAGGCGGCCATGCCGGATTTTGATTCCCTGGAACCCAATTCCGTGGAAGCCGTTTTTTTAAGCCATTCCCACCTGGACCATCTGGGAACGCTGCCTGTGCTTCAGGAGAAACAGCCAGCGGCGGAGGTGTTCATGACGCCCGCCGCGGCAGCCCTGTCTGAAGTGATGCTGCATAATTCCGTGAATGTGATGAGCGCCAAGAGGCTGGACCTGGGCATTGTGGAGTATCCTTTTTTCACCCATAATGATCTGGACAGATTGAGCGACGCCTGGCATGCCAAGTCCTGCAATGAAGTGTTTCGCGTGGGCTTCCGCCAGAACGTGCTGGCCACGTTTTACGATGCCGGGCACATCCTGGGGTCTGCCGGCGTGATGCTGGAGGGTGAGAGCGGCCATACCGTATTTTATACGGGGGACGTGCAGTTTGAAGACCAGAGCATGATTCCCGGGGCTGATTTTCCGGAATCCGGCGTAGATACGCTGGTTATGGAGTGCACGCGCGGCGGTTTCCAGCGCAGCGCCCACTATTCCCGGCCGGAAGAGATGGTGAGGTTCGGGAAAGCGATTGCGGAGACGCTGGAACGCGGCGGCGCCGTACTGATTCCGGTATTCGCCATCGGCAAGAGCCAGGAGATGCTGTTCAACATTCACCGTTTCAAGCAGCAGGGGGTGATTCCCGCCAATACTCCCGTGTACTTCGGCGGGCTGAGCGCGAAAGTTTCCCTGTTGTACGACCGTTTTGCCGGGTTGACGCGCAGGCATGACCATGAATTCAAGCTGAAGGAGGAGATTCAGACCGTGCCCCTTCCGCGCAAGGGAAAAGCTCCGCTGGTGTGTTCCCCGGGGAATATTTATGTGGTGTCCAGCGGCATGATGACGGAAAATACGCTTTCCAACGTCATGGCGGAGCAGGTTCTTCCCCAGGAGAAGAATGCTATTTTGTTCGTAGGATATGCGGATCCTGATTCTCCGGCGGGACTGCTGAAGGCAACTCCTGAAGGGGAACTGGTGAAAATGAGGCCCAACGGGCAGCCGGTGCGCCGCAAGTGCACCGTGGACTGTTTTGATTTTTCCGGGCATGCCACCCGGGACTCCCTGGTTAATTATGCCGTGAAGCTGAACCCCAGGCAGGTGGTTCTGGTGCACGGGGACCCGGATGCCGTGGAGTGGATGCACCACACGCTATCCGCCAAAATGCCTGATTCCACCATCGTCGTTCCTGAGCCGGGACGCCGCTACACTTTCGAGCCATGAGTTTTACCGGAGAAAGAAAGGGGAGGCTGATCGTCTTTGAAGGCATTGACGGCACGGGCAAGTCCACCCACATCGGCCACTTGCGAAAGTATTTGGAGGAGAAGGAGCTGGAAGTGGTGCAGAGTTTTGAGCCCACACGCGGACGGTGGGGCCGGATGCTCCGGGACTCCGCCGTGACCGGACGCCTTTCCGTAGAGGAGGAAGTAGCCCTGTTCCTGAAAGACAGGAGGGAACATGTGAAGATGCTGATTGCTCCCGCATTGGCGCGGGGGGCATGGGTTCTGCTGGATCGCTACTATCTTTCCATGATGGCTTACCAGGGCGCGCGCGGCATAGATCCGGAGGTTATCCGTGCCGCCAATGAAGAATTTGCCCCGGTGCCGGATGCCGTGGTCTGGCTGGACATTCCCGTTTCCGTGGCGCTGGAACGCATTGGGAACCGCGGGGAACGCGACGCTTTTGAGACGGAAGCGGGCCTGGCGGCCTGCCGCAGTGTGTTTGCATCCGTCCATGCTCCCTGGATGCTCCGCATAGACGCGGACGCCGGGAAGGAAGAGGTGGCGGCAAGAGTGCGGAAGGCTCTTTCCATGCGTTTCCCCGATGTCATTGGGGCATAGGCATCTCCTTTCGGCCATAGGCCGGGGATTTTTCCTTAGCGTTTCATTCCTGGCATTTGGATGCTATTCCGCAGGCGCATAAGCCGTTGGATCCGGAATTCCGGCTTCCCTGAAGGCTTCCCGGCGTTCCATGCAGGTGGAACAGACGCCGCAGTGGACGGCTCCGCCCTTGTAGCAGGAATAGGTACGGGAAAAGTCCACGCCCAAATCCTGGCCCATGGCGGCGATGCCGCCCTTGGACATGTGGATGAAAGGGCGCAGGATGCCCAGGCCGGCATAGGTTCCCAAGCGAATGGCTTCCGTCATGGCGGCCATGAATTCCTCCCGGCAGTCCGGATAGATGCTATGGTCCCCGGAATGGGCCGCAATGACGAGCTGCTGCGCCCCGCAGCTTTCCGCAACCCCGGCGGCGATTGACAGGAAGATGCCGTTGCGGAAGGGGACGACGGTCTGCTTCATCAGTTCTTCATCATAGGAACCGTCCGGAATATCGTCCGCGCCGGAGAGGAGGGCTGATTTCAAATGGGAGGAGATGGAGGAAATGTCAATCACGCGGTGTTCTATGCCCAGACTGGCGGCCTGCCAGGCAGCGCATTTCAGCTCTCGTTCCGCGTGGTTGGAGGCATAGTCAAAGCTGAGGGCCACCCGGACGCGGTGGTTCCGGTGGGCCCAGTGCAGGGCTACGCTGGAGTCCAATCCCCCGCTGAGCAGTACGGCTGTTTCCATTTTGTCCATGGTCTGGATTACAGGGGGCGGTTTTCCGGATTGTGTTCGGCTGTTGCGGTCAGCTGGATGCCGCCGCGGGGGGAGAAGCGGCCTTCCACCTTCAGCCACCGCGGGGAAATGGCGGCCACCAGATCATCCGTGATGCGGTTGACGATTTGTTCATTAAAAGCCGGATAGTTGCGGTAGGCGGCCAGGTAGTATTTGAGAGATTTGGTTTCCACGCACTTTTCCGCCGGAACGTAGGTGATCGTCAGGTGACAGGAATCCGGTTGACCGGTAACGGGGCAGAGGGAGGAAAATTCATGGGTGTCCAGCGTGATGGTGTAGGGACGCGTGCCGCGGTTAGGGAAGGATTCCAGCCTGGCGTCGTCGGGATTGGTAAAGAAGGAGCTTTGAGAGCCTAATAGAGTCAGATGGTCGTCGGACATGGTTGTTGTATATGGTAATGGATGTTCAGGTCCCCTGGACGGGGGCTCCGCCGAGGAATTCTTTCACGTACAAGTCCTGTTGAGGGAATGGGATGGAAATGCCGTGTTCGTTGAACGCATTATAGATGTGTTCCCGCACGGAGGAAAGGCTGGAGGACTTTGTCATGACGGGAACCCAGACCCATACGCCCAGATTGACGGCACTGTCTCCGAAACTGTCCAGCACCACGCTGGTTTTCTTGACTTTGGAAAGGAAGGGCAGGGTTGCCAGCGTTTCCAGAATGATTTTGCGCGCCCTTTCCACGTCCGTCCCGTAGGAAATGCCCACTTCCACCTTCACGCATTCGAATTTGTGGTTGCGGGTCATGTTGCGGAAGTTCTTGTTGAAAAGCTGGGAGTTCTGGAAGGCGATGATAGAGCCGTCCAGCGTCTCGATCATGGTGGAGCGGTAGCCCAGGGAGGAGACGCGGCCCCGGTAGCCGTCGCATTCAATCATGTCGCCCTGGCGCAGGCGACCCAGCATTAGGGAGAGGCCGCTGATGATGTTTTCAATGGTATCTTTCAGGGCGAAGCCGATGCCCATGCTCAAGCCTCCCATGACCATCAGCAGCCCGTTGTAGTTGGCGTTCATGATGATAAGCGCCGTAAAAACGAAGAGCCCCCAGAGAAAAAGGGTGGAGAGTGTCACGAAGGTGGGGATGGTGCCTACTTCATAATCTTCTCCATAGATTTCATGCAGCGTATTTTTCCCCAAGAATATCAAGTAGTTGAGAACAATGGCCATCAGGATGACCGTGATGACGCTGCTCCAGCTGAAAGTGAGCAGATCCTTGATTTCCGTGGTTGCGAAAATTTTATTAATGATGAGGTCCCCCATGTCGAAGGTGGCGGCGGGCCAGATGATGCTGAACAGGATGAGGAAAATGGTCAGGCAGGGAAGCAGCAGCTTGGAGATGAAGGGGCGGAACCACAGGATGGCCCTCTTGTTCCGTTCCTTCCGGCGGTTTTCATAATGGTGGAGCAGATCCCACAGCCCCACCAGCAGAAGGATGCTGGTCATCAGCATGATCCAGGTCATCAGCACCAGGAAGGCCATGAAGCTGAATCCAGTCCAGCACAGGACGCTGCCCAGGATGGTGAATACCAGAGATACGGTGGAGAAAAAACGGTCCAGCCGGGGCAGCTTGTGCCTCTGCCGCACCCAGGTCAGCAGGGAGAAGAGGGAAACCAGCGTGAACAGGATGGGCATGGAAATGTCCACGATGATGTTGGGGGCCATGAACATGCGCAGAAGCATGAAGAATCCGCCCAGAAGCAGATAGGGCATGTAGATGCGGATGCCGGAGTTAATGGTGCCATACGGAAGGCGCGTGACCAGGGAGAACAGGATGGCGCTGACCAGAAGAAGGAATTCCGCGCCCAGGGAGGCCGCGCTCTCCAGCAGGTAGTTCGGCGTGCGCAGTGAGGCAATGACGAGGATCAGCGCCACGATAAGAATGGTGGTGACGTTGGCGAAAGCATGGCGTTTGTTGTAATGCCCCGTCTTTTTCAATGTATTTCGGAATCCCAGGAAGATGATGATGCGGGAGAGGCAGTAGGAGCACAGGATGATTCCCAGCAGGATAAGTCCGTAATGCTTGAGCGTTTCCGGGTCTGACGGAAGCTGGAGCTTGCTGTCCGCGGATGTTTCCCATGCCCCCATGCACGTTTCATACGTCTTGTGCGGTTTGAGAAAGATGTACCGGGCCGCGTGGGACGGCGTGTAGAAGACCCTGTTAAACAGGGCGGTGAACAGTTTGGCGCTTTCATTGTTGAGCGCGTCTATTTTGCCGTTCAGGCTGCTGAAAAGTTCCTTGAGGTAGCTGATTTGCTCCTTTTCACTTTGGAGGGATTCTTCCAGCTCCTGGCAGGCATACAGGGCTTCGTCCCGCTGAACCAGGGAGGCTTGCGACAGGGTGTCCGTATTTACTTCCTCCAGGGATGCCGCCAGCTTTTTAATGCGTTCTATTTCCTTGTCCAGCCGTTCCTCCTGCCCCTGAAAATCCGGTTTTTGGGCGTAATACGTCTTCACCAGGCTGGAAGCGGCCTTACAGTAAAAAGCCAGCGTAAATATTTTTTGGTCGTCCAGCGCGTAAAGCACGGCGGACATTTCATACACCCTAGTATCAAAATAATTATAGGTAGCATCCGCTTCCCTCACCAGCGTTTTCCGGATGGCCATCCTTTTTTCCTCATTCTTTTTCAGAATGGTGATTTCATGGCACAGAGCCATGATTACGGTATCCATTTCCGATTGGTCCGGCTGCTCCTGAGGCTGTTCCGCCTTGGCTTCCTCCGCCTGTTCCGGGGCGGCGGCAGGCGGAGCCTCCTGCTGTGCAGATGCAGAACCTGCGGCCAGAACCCCCGCCAGGAAAAAGGCGGCGCAGCGGCGGAAAAAGATCCGGTAATCAGGGATGCTCATGAATGGTCCCTGTTCTAGGGGCTGCAGGCATTACGGTCAAGGTTATATATTCTCCTGCTGACGGAGGGTGAGCTTCACAGAAAAAAACTTTTTTCAACGTGAACCGTATGGAAAGGACAGGGCATCTTCCGGCATCATTTCCCGAATCCCCGGAAGATGCCCTTCCGTAAACAGGAACCGCACCGGAGAATTTCCGGTGCGTTTGAAAAGATGAATACTCCGGCGGGAATCAGTCCAGAGAAAAGGAACGGATTCTCCTTACGGTTTCCTCCCGGCCCAGCAGGGAAAAGACGGAGGAAAGGTCCGGGCCGCCGCTTAACCCGGTGAGGGCCACCCGGGCCGGGAACATCACGGCTCCCATTTTTACGCCGTTTTCCTTGGCAAAGGCTTTCAGCACGCCAATGAGTTCATGTCCATCCCATTCCGGTTCCTGTTCCAGCCTGTCCGCCAGTTTGAAAAGCAGTTCCAGGGCTTCCGGCTGAACTTTGGAGACGGCTTCCGGATCCATGCCCAGGTCAAAAAAGAAACGGATTTTATCCGGGACTTCCGCCAGAGTCTGCACCTTCGTTTGCACGGTGGCGATGGCGGCGTCCAGAATCGGGGAATCCGGCAGGCCGGCTTTCAAACAGAAGGGGCGTGCCCGGAGGGCGAATTCTTCCGCAGGCAGGGCGATGATGTGCTGCTGGTTGACCCAGCGGCATTTGGTGATATCGAATTTGGCGGCGGAGTGGTTCACGGCTTCCAGAGAGAAGCGTCCGATCAGCTCCTGAGGGGAGAAAATTTCCGTATCGTCCTTGGGAGACCAGCCCAGCAGGGCCAGAAAGTTCATGACGCCTTCCGGCAGAAAGCCTTCTTCCGGGTAGGTTCCCAGGGCAGCGCCCACGTCGCGCTTGGACATTTTGGAGCCGTCCTGGTTCAAAATCAGCGGCATGTGGGCGAAAACAGGGGGAGTGACGCCGAAAGCCTCAAACAGCTGGATGTGCTTGGGCGTGTTCATGATGTGGTCTTCCCCGCGAATGACATGGGTCATCTTCATCTCAATATCGTCCACCACGTTGACAAAGTGGAAGATGTAGGAACCGTCCGCGCGGCGGATAGCCATGTCCGGGGTGTTGGAGGCGTCCCGGTAGTCGATGGTGATGTTTCCGCAAATCAGGTCATGGAAGGTGACGGGTTTGGAGCGGTCAAAGCGGAAACGCCAGGCTCCTTCATCCTCGTACACGCGGCCGGCGTCCTGGAGCTTCTTGAAATAGGCGTCGTAAATATCGTTGCGCTGGCT encodes the following:
- a CDS encoding acyltransferase, whose protein sequence is MNLPSSRIPWLDNIRVFACILVIASHIVGQFFVSPPFTPDNETFAWSSFYTVLVRVSIPLFFMISGALLLPVRDTTGQFLKKRFTRVLFPFLLWSAFYTVFPWSYETLTGNSFHSVFPLSQVTPDLETMGTNLLLIPLKFSVGIHLWYLYVLMGLYLFLPVISPWVEKAGKAAFAYFLLLWALTLLFPYLQTIFPSYLGKCPWNEYGALHSFSGYLGYMVLGCFLRKYPGNASFARTACWAVPCLAAAFWFTLHFYRTSTAQAWSSSGDYIGFASINVALMSVAFFVLFQSLPAFRAGSAPQRFLADFSSMSFGIYLVHFVLVGAVYRLFGMLHLLFLPASLSIPLLTAATCLAAWGIIKLLSFLPGSRYLIG
- the icd gene encoding NADP-dependent isocitrate dehydrogenase; protein product: MANLTFTPPADGAAVTMQNGRLCVPDRPVIPFIIGDGTGPEIWAAASRVIDAAVAKAYQGRRSIAWYEVFAGQKSFDNLGTWLPNETVEAFRTYLIGIKGPLTTPVGGGIRSLNVTLRQDLDLFVCLRPVRYFNGIETPVKAPEKVDMVVFRENTEDIYAGIEFKEGTEDAKLFFDTMSRIFPDRMKKVRFPESSGFGIKPVSREGTERLVRAAIDYAVKNGRKSVTLVHKGNIMKFTEGGFRDWGYDVARREYGALPIGDGPWLKLPNGIVIKDCIADAFLQEILLHPENFDVVATLNLNGDYISDALAAQVGGIGIAPGGNINYLTGHSIFEATHGTGPKLAGLNKANPSSVILSAEMMLRYMGWTEAADLLIQAIDRVISEKTVTFDLAEMIPGSTELTCSAYGDKLVETLS
- a CDS encoding c-type cytochrome, translating into MMNRTAAVFFLFSRRPGEYLPLFWLTGAFVLGFLWSLAYASGLVAEEPLPWPAGRLMFAFYGMLVYGWALPVLFSFAAGSRSRWMKPVEWLWHACVALGLATIAAGNGSGVLLMPFDWWVCPVFAFLAAGAACVAWFRPFPWTVRLLFSSSAGCVAAALWALGHTQALSMNGLLDVSALGGSLSCGLMFAALGAAALRLDMALGRAAGILSVWMALVLAAAPVIGGLGGLQGVPVPWMLVEAGTAWFWCAVLPAVLAVARFWIKSGTKTGIWVKTGVSLLALLAAWNVFVVGAPELMQFSLSAWHEPELWILLGAGVLMMAGGKAPGHFPAAWRLLGAGVCGVLLAYAVGVLAALDVQAFPEARRAELMSGWVGMAACIHAVAMAFCLAGSLCLWRPAGAEDGGRESSPPFLRRFFFISAVAAALALATAAAVVLHAPPPDTMEVRRHVHDAEGSGIYAAEGCALCHTQIIRRSLSGKDWQTAIDRGTDPDFPYRVSEPEDMDAEFNREGAPQAGVAAIGPDLSNAAEYAAGRLEYEDAVSGGTRRAAQVREWLALHLYNPRELQFNKPWTMCPAMPGLFEERPVEGNAPSTAALPVRMERGRELVPSPRGERLLNYLESLRRVEPSLKRDQIHSFPALSHIHPDYAAHPPAVDMERLKKARAAAVMEKGRGVYLSKCAICHGNDGMGDKVTYPPLAGSEWLKEKPDVEIVRIILQGLTGPITVNGKEWDSTMLPPGVTDSRDLANLLTFLRRQFGGVEKAAYTPEQVDAIRRDL
- a CDS encoding DUF4230 domain-containing protein → MSGSSPTFFHSPAVVALARGAVLIGVLAVLFWGVRTCITAPAEKPMAVAEKLIEAGREAGLTLINKGFSSNHGGVALIVQKDEKVANLVTVERTFEYEYRYSTTWWWSRKTLILKAAYRAHGGINLEGPEPLRIIIPARNKGPITAEGLHGKLISCEMVEGSLRIVKDDAGIWNRLTSEDAAIAVNQLNENARKHIMESGLKHQAEENFLKRLREEAGRPEEPSGKDRWF
- a CDS encoding YkvA family protein, translated to MKNKIPIPPNGSRQQLLVRAINYFRSREGEPRLFTRRKLVLLALTALYAFSPIDLIPDFIPGVGQIDDLTVIAFTFLALFMPPIREHGSHEDPEP